In the genome of Aulosira sp. FACHB-615, one region contains:
- a CDS encoding DevA family ABC transporter ATP-binding protein yields MRQEPVIAIKNLNHYYGKGSLKRQILFDINLEIYPGEIVIMTGPSGSGKTTLLSLIGGLRSVQEGNLKFLGVELFGSSQTQLVQIRRNIGYIFQAHNLLGFLTARQNVQMAVELNDKVSQNDAIAKAETMLTAVGLKNRVNYYPDNLSGGQKQRVAIARALVNNPPLVLADEPTAALDKQSGRDVVEIMQRLAKEQGTSILLVTHDNRILDIADRIVEMEDGLLARDSQSAVISYDAGAWSEKA; encoded by the coding sequence ATGAGACAAGAACCTGTAATTGCCATTAAAAATCTGAATCATTACTATGGCAAAGGCTCACTAAAAAGACAGATTTTATTTGACATTAACCTGGAAATTTATCCAGGAGAAATTGTGATTATGACAGGCCCTTCTGGCTCAGGTAAAACAACATTACTGAGTTTGATTGGCGGTTTAAGGTCTGTCCAAGAAGGTAATTTAAAATTTTTGGGTGTAGAATTATTCGGCTCTAGCCAAACTCAACTAGTACAAATTCGGCGTAACATTGGCTATATTTTTCAGGCGCACAACTTACTAGGATTTTTAACTGCGCGGCAAAATGTCCAAATGGCGGTAGAACTGAATGATAAAGTCAGTCAAAATGATGCGATCGCCAAAGCAGAAACCATGCTAACTGCTGTTGGCTTAAAGAACCGAGTTAATTACTATCCTGATAACTTATCTGGGGGACAAAAACAAAGAGTTGCGATCGCTCGCGCCCTAGTGAACAATCCGCCACTAGTGTTAGCAGACGAACCAACTGCCGCCTTAGATAAACAATCAGGGCGTGATGTTGTAGAAATTATGCAGCGTCTCGCCAAAGAACAAGGAACTTCCATTTTGTTAGTAACACACGACAACCGGATTTTAGACATAGCTGATCGGATTGTCGAAATGGAAGACGGCCTTTTAGCCCGTGACTCCCAAAGCGCCGTTATTAGTTACGATGCTGGAGCATGGAGCGAAAAAGCATAA
- a CDS encoding HlyD family efflux transporter periplasmic adaptor subunit, with product MSRVTEKPRSRPPILDPEQPKIWWGIAVALPIVIAAGLLTTAKVEQLKKINSSVPVRPVANTISAVGRLEPRGEVIKLSAPAAGLQSASRVKQLFVREGEQVRKGQVIALLDNHDTQLANVEQAKAKLLEARANLAQIRVGSPRDVQAQQAVIARLEAQLRGERDAQQASITRIASQLSAEKLAQQATVDRLEAELRGQSDSLRATLTRIQAEQRNAQVDAGRYDFLYRQGAISQQERDRRRLSAVTAQQQVVESQATLRQAIATLRQQVAEARANQVKTLTSLQQQLIEARVTRDKTVATLQRQLDEERARLKRLIEVDPTNVQMAQAQVSNAIATVRQADAELRLSYVQAPTSGEILKIYTKSGEAISPNGIAEIGQTEQMMVVAEVPEDSISKVRIGQSVAVSSDNGAFEGELKGTVAEIGRKVGKKDVLNNDPAADVDARVVEVKIAISPEDSSKVSGLTNAKVLVEINNPSASN from the coding sequence ATGTCAAGGGTGACTGAGAAGCCAAGATCAAGGCCACCAATACTTGATCCAGAACAACCTAAGATTTGGTGGGGCATCGCTGTAGCCTTACCAATAGTAATCGCTGCGGGGTTACTAACTACAGCTAAAGTTGAGCAATTGAAAAAGATTAACTCATCTGTACCAGTCAGACCAGTTGCTAACACTATTAGTGCAGTAGGGCGTTTAGAACCACGCGGTGAAGTGATTAAACTTTCTGCACCAGCAGCCGGATTACAATCTGCATCACGAGTGAAGCAACTGTTTGTCCGCGAAGGAGAACAGGTGAGAAAAGGACAAGTGATTGCCCTTTTAGACAATCATGACACTCAGTTAGCCAATGTCGAACAAGCAAAAGCCAAATTACTAGAAGCGCGTGCTAATTTAGCCCAAATTCGAGTGGGTTCACCTAGAGATGTACAAGCGCAACAAGCGGTAATTGCTCGACTAGAAGCTCAGTTACGCGGTGAGAGGGATGCTCAACAAGCATCCATTACTAGAATTGCATCGCAGTTGAGTGCAGAAAAACTAGCTCAACAGGCGACAGTCGATCGCTTGGAAGCAGAATTGCGCGGACAAAGTGATAGCTTAAGAGCCACTTTGACACGTATCCAAGCCGAACAGCGTAATGCTCAAGTTGATGCTGGACGTTATGATTTTCTCTATCGCCAAGGTGCTATCTCGCAGCAAGAACGAGATAGACGGCGACTGAGTGCGGTTACAGCTCAACAGCAGGTAGTGGAAAGTCAGGCTACTTTGCGACAAGCGATCGCAACTTTGCGTCAACAAGTTGCAGAAGCTAGGGCGAACCAAGTCAAAACCTTAACCAGCTTACAACAGCAACTAATTGAAGCTAGAGTCACCCGTGACAAAACTGTAGCCACTTTACAAAGACAACTCGACGAAGAACGAGCCAGACTCAAGAGATTGATAGAAGTTGATCCGACGAATGTTCAAATGGCGCAAGCACAAGTTAGTAATGCGATCGCTACTGTGAGACAAGCCGATGCAGAACTGCGATTAAGCTACGTTCAAGCACCAACTTCTGGAGAAATTTTAAAAATTTACACCAAGTCAGGCGAAGCCATCAGCCCCAATGGTATTGCTGAAATTGGTCAAACTGAGCAAATGATGGTGGTTGCAGAAGTTCCAGAAGATAGTATTAGTAAAGTTCGGATTGGTCAAAGTGTTGCTGTCAGTAGTGATAATGGCGCTTTTGAAGGTGAATTAAAAGGAACTGTGGCTGAAATTGGCAGAAAAGTCGGTAAAAAAGATGTGTTGAATAATGATCCGGCTGCTGATGTTGATGCCAGAGTTGTAGAAGTTAAAATTGCCATCTCTCCAGAAGATAGCAGTAAAGTTTCTGGCTTAACTAATGCCAAAGTTCTGGTTGAAATTAATAACCCATCAGCTTCTAATTAA
- a CDS encoding PEP-CTERM sorting domain-containing protein, with product MKSLLLGIGATLFFASNAHAATLIYNEAVDGDLSGDNLNPTLVNLSVGSNRISGSTTGNNNPVLDRDFFTFTIPAGLQLRQVILTTYTGLDGTGANQGFLAVQRGSRITSLINNPPLLGAALIGAAPGTQQGDNVLDDLGTAASIQGNNFVGFPSGRLGAGTYTFWIQETVGGIQNYTLDFVTTVPEPSTIFGIAAVTGLGTLIKRKKRGQKATIDQ from the coding sequence ATGAAAAGTTTATTGTTGGGAATAGGAGCTACCTTATTTTTTGCTTCCAATGCTCATGCAGCCACCCTCATATATAATGAAGCTGTTGATGGTGACTTATCTGGCGACAACTTAAACCCAACACTAGTGAATCTTTCAGTTGGTTCTAACAGAATTAGTGGTTCTACCACTGGTAATAATAATCCCGTTCTGGACAGAGATTTCTTTACCTTCACTATTCCTGCTGGTCTTCAATTGCGTCAAGTTATCTTAACTACTTATACCGGGCTAGATGGTACAGGGGCAAATCAAGGATTTTTAGCAGTCCAAAGAGGTTCTCGTATTACTAGCCTAATTAATAATCCTCCATTACTAGGTGCAGCTTTAATTGGTGCCGCGCCTGGAACCCAACAAGGAGATAATGTCTTAGACGACTTAGGTACAGCAGCATCAATTCAAGGAAACAACTTTGTGGGTTTTCCTAGCGGTAGACTTGGCGCTGGTACTTACACTTTCTGGATACAGGAAACAGTTGGTGGGATACAGAACTACACCTTAGATTTTGTTACCACAGTTCCCGAACCATCAACTATTTTCGGTATTGCTGCTGTAACGGGTTTGGGTACTTTAATCAAAAGGAAGAAGCGTGGGCAGAAAGCGACAATAGATCAATAA
- the devC gene encoding ABC transporter permease DevC produces the protein MIQKIPLAWLQMTRDKTRLAVALAGIAFADILMFTQLGFRDALYYSNVQLHSSLNGDIVLINRQSNAILSMKSFSQRRLYKALDLPTVQSVHPIYLDYTAWKNPVTGRSRTLLVFGINPEVNLFNLPGVSENLDRLKLPDVVLFDRSSRQEYGPIASDFDQGKTVTAELRRRKIKVVGLFTLGTSFGADGNLITSDVNFLRIFNTRQQGLIDIGVIKVKPGADVQAVAKDLRQYLPQDVNVLTKQDFIDFERHYWASSTAIGFIFSLGTIMGFIVGTVIVYQILYTEVSDHLSEYATLKAIGYTQKYLLTVILQEALLLACLGYLPGLFFTILMYQKAKDATLLPIFMTFDRAVSVLILTMIMCFISGAIAVRKLRSADPADIF, from the coding sequence ATGATTCAAAAAATACCTCTCGCTTGGCTACAAATGACGCGAGATAAAACGCGATTAGCCGTAGCTTTAGCTGGGATTGCTTTTGCTGATATTTTGATGTTTACCCAACTCGGTTTCCGAGATGCACTTTATTACAGTAACGTGCAGTTACATAGTAGTTTAAATGGTGACATTGTTTTAATTAACCGCCAATCTAATGCGATTTTGTCTATGAAAAGCTTTTCGCAACGGCGGTTATATAAAGCTTTGGATTTGCCAACAGTACAATCAGTACATCCCATATATTTAGATTACACTGCTTGGAAAAATCCAGTCACAGGGCGGTCACGTACTTTACTTGTGTTTGGCATTAACCCGGAAGTTAATTTATTTAATTTACCTGGAGTTTCTGAAAATCTCGACAGATTAAAGCTACCTGATGTAGTTTTATTTGACCGTTCTTCTAGGCAGGAGTATGGGCCGATCGCCTCTGATTTTGATCAAGGTAAAACTGTCACTGCCGAACTCAGAAGACGCAAAATTAAAGTAGTCGGATTGTTTACTTTAGGCACATCTTTTGGTGCGGATGGTAACTTAATTACCAGCGATGTTAATTTTTTACGTATCTTTAATACCCGTCAGCAAGGCTTAATTGATATTGGCGTAATTAAAGTCAAGCCAGGAGCAGATGTTCAGGCTGTAGCGAAAGATTTACGCCAATATTTACCCCAAGATGTGAATGTATTGACTAAACAAGATTTTATCGATTTTGAACGTCATTATTGGGCAAGTAGTACAGCCATTGGCTTTATTTTCAGTTTAGGAACAATTATGGGTTTTATTGTCGGGACTGTAATTGTGTACCAAATTCTTTATACAGAAGTGTCCGACCATTTATCCGAATATGCAACTTTAAAAGCTATAGGCTATACACAAAAATATTTGTTAACAGTGATTTTACAAGAAGCTTTATTATTAGCTTGTTTGGGATATTTACCTGGATTATTTTTTACAATTTTAATGTATCAAAAAGCCAAAGATGCTACACTTTTACCAATTTTTATGACTTTTGACAGAGCAGTTTCGGTATTAATATTAACCATGATTATGTGTTTTATATCTGGTGCGATCGCTGTACGCAAGTTACGTTCTGCTGACCCGGCTGATATTTTCTAA
- a CDS encoding HAD family hydrolase: MYYLNLIPISQAASSCWSNIRLIATDMDGTLTKEGKFSTALLQALEELTASGVDVLIVTGRSAGWVSGISSLMPVAGAIAENGGIFYPKGSEQPIALTAIPDLTLHRQQLAAVFAELKQKFPQIQESADNRFRLTDWTFDVEALTVEELQTLGNLCESMGWGFTYSTVQCHIKPQGQDKAVGLLQVLQAHWPDYSPTQVVTVGDSPNDESLFAANNFPVSVGVANIVKYASRLQNRPIYVTSAAEAAGFCELASYILKSSTQAE; encoded by the coding sequence ATGTATTATTTAAATCTAATTCCTATATCTCAAGCTGCATCTAGTTGCTGGAGTAATATCCGCCTGATTGCTACTGATATGGATGGGACTCTAACCAAGGAAGGAAAGTTTTCTACTGCGTTATTACAAGCGTTAGAAGAATTAACAGCATCTGGAGTTGATGTATTAATTGTCACGGGACGTTCTGCGGGTTGGGTAAGTGGAATTAGTAGCTTAATGCCGGTTGCAGGTGCGATCGCTGAAAATGGTGGTATCTTCTATCCCAAGGGTAGTGAACAGCCCATTGCTTTAACTGCGATTCCTGACTTAACATTGCACCGCCAACAATTAGCAGCCGTTTTTGCCGAATTAAAACAGAAATTTCCCCAAATTCAAGAATCTGCGGACAATCGTTTTCGCCTCACAGACTGGACATTCGATGTCGAGGCTTTAACTGTAGAGGAATTACAAACTTTAGGTAATCTCTGTGAATCAATGGGGTGGGGATTTACTTACAGTACAGTGCAGTGTCATATCAAACCCCAAGGTCAAGATAAGGCCGTGGGTTTATTGCAAGTATTACAAGCACATTGGCCTGACTACTCACCCACACAAGTTGTCACTGTTGGTGATAGTCCCAATGATGAGAGTTTATTTGCAGCCAATAATTTTCCTGTTTCTGTGGGTGTAGCGAATATCGTAAAATACGCCAGTCGCTTACAAAATCGACCAATTTACGTCACCAGTGCAGCTGAAGCCGCAGGATTTTGTGAGTTAGCTAGTTATATTTTAAAATCGTCTACTCAAGCAGAATAA
- a CDS encoding TetR/AcrR family transcriptional regulator, with amino-acid sequence MTANKKTKSASVTRTALLEAAGRVMVASGFKALTLETVAREAGVSKGGLLYHFPSKEALISGMLQQLIDEKTLSLENELKQDDAPDTPGHWLRAYIRSFKKFDAETIAIHFSFLAAIAENPELLEPVQKHLADWQQQIENSGIDPAIATVIRLALEGLTFVRIFGLGVPDESLQKQVFETLLKLAQE; translated from the coding sequence ATGACTGCTAATAAAAAAACAAAATCTGCGTCTGTTACCCGTACAGCATTGTTAGAAGCAGCAGGGCGAGTGATGGTAGCATCTGGTTTCAAGGCTCTGACGTTAGAAACTGTCGCTCGTGAAGCAGGTGTCAGTAAAGGTGGATTGCTTTACCACTTTCCTAGCAAAGAAGCCTTGATTTCTGGGATGTTGCAACAGCTAATTGATGAAAAGACACTATCACTAGAGAATGAATTAAAGCAAGATGATGCACCCGATACACCTGGACATTGGCTGAGGGCTTATATCAGGTCATTTAAAAAGTTTGATGCTGAAACGATCGCTATTCATTTTAGTTTTCTAGCTGCGATCGCCGAAAATCCAGAATTACTTGAGCCAGTGCAGAAACACTTAGCTGATTGGCAACAGCAAATCGAAAACAGTGGAATCGATCCAGCAATAGCAACTGTAATTCGTCTAGCACTTGAAGGTCTTACCTTCGTCCGCATCTTTGGTTTAGGAGTTCCTGATGAATCTTTGCAAAAGCAGGTCTTTGAAACTCTACTAAAATTGGCACAAGAGTAA